A single region of the Salvia splendens isolate huo1 chromosome 18, SspV2, whole genome shotgun sequence genome encodes:
- the LOC121776881 gene encoding WUSCHEL-related homeobox 2-like — protein MEGEREDQNVGNGGSRWNPTKEQINMLEGLYKQGLRTPTAEQIQQITARLRDYGYIEGKNVFYWFQNHKARQRQKQKQETFAFYNRFLHSPTPLFPPPYQNVICSPCYLPTPKSDAMYYQQHPMVQLPTASGGFKRSRTSTDSQSMEHISCSSHDQETLDLFPIHPTGILQARSHDNDQNEFKNPSFSADNSPKLSTCSNDQPFFNFFSGN, from the exons ATGGAGGGGGAAAGGGAAGATCAGAATGTGGGGAATGGAGGGTCGAGATGGAATCCAACGAAGGAGCAGATAAACATGCTAGAGGGCTTGTACAAGCAAGGGTTGAGAACCCCAACGGCAGAGCAGATCCAACAGATCACTGCAAGGCTCAGAGATTATGGCTACATCGAGGGCAAAAACGTCTTTTACTGGTTCCAGAACCATAAAGCCAGGCAGAGGCAGAAGCAGAAGCAGGAGACTTTCGCTTTCTACAATCGCTTTCTCCATTCGCCTACTCCTCTTTTCCCTCCTCCTTACCAGAATG TGATTTGCAGCCCATGCTACCTTCCTACACCAAAGAGTGATGCAATGTATTACCAGCAGCATCCCATGGTACAACTCCCCACTGCATCAGGTGGATTCAAGAGGTCAAGAACAAGCACTGATTCCCAATCAATGGAGCATATTAGCTGCAGCAGCCATGATCAGGAGACACTGGATTTATTTCCAATCCACCCCACTGGAATCTTGCAGGCAAGAAGTCATGATAATGATCAGAATGAATTCAAGAACCCTAGTTTTAGTGCAGATAATTCACCAAAGCTGTCAACTTGTAGTAATGATCAACcctttttcaatttcttttctGGGAATTGA